The following are from one region of the Paenibacillus protaetiae genome:
- the ytfJ gene encoding GerW family sporulation protein produces the protein MSEHPIQGLMQTAMENIKEMVDVNTIVGDPVQTPDGSVIMPISKVGFGFVAGGSDIRFDGSASHMHGSDGSHDSAAPFGGGSGGGVSITPIAFLVVGSQGVKVVPLDNQTHLMERVIDSAPHVFDKIQSMIRQNHNHSDSLEHGSVEHDRYI, from the coding sequence ATGTCCGAGCATCCGATTCAAGGCTTGATGCAGACTGCGATGGAAAATATTAAGGAAATGGTGGATGTTAATACGATAGTGGGTGACCCGGTGCAGACGCCGGACGGCAGTGTAATTATGCCGATCAGCAAAGTTGGATTCGGCTTCGTGGCGGGCGGCAGCGATATCCGGTTCGACGGCAGCGCCAGCCATATGCATGGATCCGATGGCAGCCACGATTCGGCGGCTCCTTTTGGCGGGGGCAGCGGCGGCGGTGTTTCAATTACGCCAATTGCTTTTCTTGTTGTAGGCTCGCAAGGCGTTAAAGTGGTGCCGCTTGATAATCAAACGCATCTGATGGAGCGTGTAATTGACTCGGCGCCGCATGTATTTGATAAAATCCAATCCATGATTCGCCAAAATCACAATCACTCTGATTCGCTGGAGCATGGCTCGGTTGAACATGACCGTTATATTTAA